From the Phoenix dactylifera cultivar Barhee BC4 chromosome 10, palm_55x_up_171113_PBpolish2nd_filt_p, whole genome shotgun sequence genome, one window contains:
- the LOC103703126 gene encoding probable CCR4-associated factor 1 homolog 11, whose amino-acid sequence MGGGGGGGRRGRHRSQPPVATVKAAMGSKRPVQIRSVWADNLDREFALIQSAVRRYPYAALDTEFPGVVHRSAKHPFVLSPDERYALLKANVDALHLIQLGLTLSDSAAGAACLVWEFNFCDFDLRRDLHAPESIELLRSHGVDFEKIRGRGIDSRRFAELFVSSGLVRNGAVSWVTFHSAYDFGYLIKTLTRSDLPARLEDFLRLVRDFFGDRVFDIKYMMKYCDSLYGGLERLASILKVDRTAGRCHQAGSDSLLTWEAFRKMRELYFGQDGAEKHAGVVYGLEVC is encoded by the coding sequence atgggaggaggaggaggaggaggacgacgaGGACGACACCGGTCCCAGCCGCCGGTGGCCACGGTGAAGGCGGCGATGGGTTCGAAACGGCCGGTTCAGATCCGGTCCGTGTGGGCCGACAATCTGGACCGGGAGTTCGCCCTGATCCAGTCGGCCGTTCGGCGGTACCCGTACGCCGCCCTGGACACGGAGTTCCCCGGCGTGGTCCACCGGTCGGCGAAGCACCCGTTCGTCCTCTCCCCCGACGAGCGCTACGCCCTCCTCAAGGCCAACGTCGACGCCCTCCATCTCATCCAGCTCGGCCTCACCCTCTCCGACTCCGCCGCCGGCGCCGCCTGCCTCGTCTGGGAGTTCAACTTCTGCGATTTCGACCTCCGCCGCGACCTCCACGCCCCGGAGTCCATAGAGCTCCTCCGGTCCCACGGCGTCGACTTCGAAAAGATCCGCGGCCGGGGGATCGATTCCCGCCGCTTCGCCGAACTCTTCGTCTCGTCGGGGCTCGTCCGGAACGGAGCGGTGAGCTGGGTGACCTTCCACAGCGCCTACGACTTCGGCTACCTGATCAAAACCCTGACCCGCTCCGATCTGCCGGCGAGATTAGAGGATTTTCTCCGGCTGGTCAGGGATTTCTTCGGGGACCGGGTGTTCGACATCAAGTACATGATGAAATACTGCGATAGCTTATACGGAGGGCTGGAAAGGCTGGCGAGCATCTTGAAGGTGGATCGGACGGCGGGGAGGTGCCACCAGGCGGGATCGGATAGCCTGCTCACGTGGGAGGCCTTCCGGAAGATGCGGGAGTTATACTTCGGACAGGATGGCGCGGAGAAGCACGCGGGCGTCGTCTATGGACTTGAGGTCTGCtga